AGCTGGCAAGTGGAATGGACTGGTGCTCCACTGGCTTACTGAACACTTTTGGTGACAGCCCACAGGCTCTAGGGGCAGCTCCTAGTTTTGGGACAACGTTGCTGAGCCAAAGTCAACCTTTCTGCATGCCTGCATTTACCACTTGTATGACCAGTAAGACTGGCCAgaacccctcctcccctcccccctagAGAGAAGCGTGAAAGTGGGGAAGAATATAGGGGTTGTAAACTGGCTGTCAAGGGACAAATCTGGCCCACAGTTGTATTTGTTTGAGAGGTGCAGTTAATTTGAATTGCAATGCTTTAAGGTGAAACATGCTGTTTTCAGTTGCCAGCATCCCCTAATGTCTTAGGGCAGCCTGCCTCATTCACTTATGTTATTAATCTGGGTCTTGAACCCTTTCAGTTTGCAATCCCAGTAGATGAGGACCATTTAGGACTGAGGATGCCTGGAACCTTGTGGATGTCAAGGGAATCCTTGAGCTGTGTGACTGCTGGGGACAGCTACAGGCTGGTCAGgctggtggggcagggagggattGAGTGGAACAAAAATCTGGCTGCTTCTTAgatgtccccccaccccacctatCCCCATCAGAAGGTCTAGAGGCACTGATGAGTGGCCAAAGTCCCTTTAATATCCCTGAATTGCCTTACAAGTAATACTGCTGAAGGTGAGGAAGGGATGGGAGTCTGGGGTGGAAgatgggggaggagaagggagggagagcgCCAAGCGCTCATACAAAATATGGCCAAAAGGCTTAGCATGCATGGAAAATTATTGCTGTCGGAAGTTCCTATTTACAGGATCAACACCCTCCGTAGTTGCTTCTgcaccccctctccctcccctcatccctgCCGCCTCCCTTCCCAGGTTGGCCTGGagctgggaagccctagagaAGTGCACCTGCTCCCAGTGGGGGGCCCCCTCCAGGCTCCACCCTCATTTGCGGCTTAGGGAAGAGGGGGGAGGGTCAGAGATTCTGGGACTCCTGCCCCCAGCTGGGCGCCTAGAGATGGGGCAGAGGCGTGTGCTTAAAGCAGAGGGGGCCAGGGCCCACGAGCATGGAGGTGTGTGCTTCGGTCCTCGCCCGGGCATGCAAAAGCGCGGCGGGGGAGGTAGTGGCGGCCAATGGGGGCGCTGCTGGGAGCCCCGGCCCCTCTGCCCGGGGAGTTGCATAGACGTGGCGGGAGGGAGAGCTCCTCCCGGGAGCGGAGCGGAGCGGGCCGGAAGCCCCAACGGATCCGGGGCTCAGTCGGTCCCTGGAACTTGGGGTTCCTCAAGAAGAGGAATGAATAGGAAACATATCGGGGAGGCTCCTCTCTCGGGTCTCCCTGCAGTGGGAATAGAAGGCTCAGGAGGGCGGGGACCTGCCCCAAGACTGACCTCCTGatgtctccccacccccccagttGAGGGTCAGCAGGCTATCCCTCGCATTCTCACGCCCCCTTCCCCAGCAAGTTCAGGCTCTGATGAGGGTAGGGCTTCTCCCCACTCCCCGAAATGgggtgtgttggggtgggggacagccctCTATGGCCTTTGCTGTCCCTCTCCTTGCCTGGCTCCCTGACCTCCCAGTCCAGCTGGGGAAGCCAGACCATTACTGGGTGAGGGCAAGAGATTaattagaataataaataaataaatacacaaataaatacattggAGAGGCCCAGCCGGATGGGGAGAAGGGCATTTGTGAGGTGCCCCAGACCTCTCCCCAATACATAAAGAGGGTACCTGTAGTCCTGTGGGTAGGGAAAGTGCTCAGAGAATCTGCAGGAGAGGCTGGAAGCCCAAGGAGGGGCTGTCCCAGAGTGAGAGAGGGGCTACATTAGGTGGCCGAGCCCTGAACTGGCCCTTATGTCTGCCCCAGGTCAGGTGAACTCAGAGGGTTGAGAGCTGCTAAGTGGGATGAGGGGTCTGGAGAGAGTAGGGGTGGGAATGAGTGAGAAGGTCCCCCAGAGGATGAGGAAGGTGGTGTGTGAATGGCTAGACTAAGGCCAAGGTAAGGGCAGGGGGATCTGGGACAGGTTGGGGCCTCCGAGAGTGAAGATTAGATTCCTAAGGCCTGCGTCCTGGTGTGGATGGGGAATCCATGGCAGGCGTGAGAGTCAAGGGGAGGTTTAGGCCTTAAGAGTGAGGGGCTCCAGTAGAGAACCGGCCTGAAATGCAGTTGGGAAGTGAGAGGAAAGGTCTGCAAGTTAGGGAGACTGCAGGGTCTGGATGGGAGAAAATTCCGGCTAGGGGGCCCGGCAAACGTGCGGGCCTGGTGCCTGAGTTGGGAGCCTTGAGGGCGCGGACAGCGGGTCAAGGTCCGAATCTTGGTAGCCGGTAAGGACGAGGCGGGTCGGGATGTACTTGGGGAAGACAGTGGCAGAAGCGAGTTCTGGGTTTGGGGGTCGGAGAGAAAAGTTCCGGTCTGGGAGCAGGGTCCCCAGGAGGGCCGTGGGCAGGGGGACGCAGCTGGGGGACCGGGGAGCGCGGTGGGAGGCTCAGCTGGTGGggccggcgggcggcggcggcgggggtggCTCGGCCCCCTTGACGCAGGCGGCCTCGCAGTGCTTGTGGAGGTAGGACTTGAGCGCGAAGCTCTTGTCGCACTGGCGGCAGCGGTAGTGCTTGAAGGCCGAGTGCGTCTGCATGTGCGCGCGCAGGTTGGAGCGGTCGGCGAAGGCCTTGCCGCAGTGCGCACAGCCGAACGGCTTCTCGCCGGTGTGTGAGCGCATGTGGCCCTGCAGCAGCCAGGGCCGCGAGAAGGCCTTGCCGCACACGCCGCACTTGTGGCGCAGGTTGTGCGTGAGCACATGCATGGCCAGCGCGGGCATGGACACGTACGCCTTGCCGCACGTCGGGCACTTGCGCGCCAGCTGGCTGTCCAGGCTGCGGTGCGTCTGCTTGTGGCGGCTCAGGTTCGACGACGTGGCGTACGTCTTGCCGCACTCGGCGCACGCGTGCCGGTGCCCGCCGCCCGCCGGCGTCCCCGCGCGCCCCGCGCGCCCCCCGCCGCTCCCGGCGTCCCCCGCGCCGCCCGCGTCcccgccgcgccgccgccgcgAGCGCCCGTCCGAGATGAAGAAGGCGTCCATGGAATAGCTGTCGGTCACGGCCGCCTCCCCGCGGAAGTAGCGCGCCGACAGGCTGGACTGAGGGCTCTCGGGGTCGCTGTACTCTTCCGGGGCCGCCGGCGGGTACGCGGGCTCGGCCGGCGCCAGCTCCAAGCCTGGCTTCTGGTCCGCATCGTAGCTGCTGGGGGGCAGGCAGTGCGGAGCGTAACCTGGAGGGGATGAGACAAGGGCAGGGAAGGTGAGGCGCCCAGGAGGCGTCCCCGTGGCCTCTCTTTGGGAACTGAAGTCTGCTTGTATAGCAGCAGCCCCTGTCCTGCTTCTGTGCTTCTGGGGTCAGGAtgcccaggttcaaatcctaaTTACGTGGGCCACAATAAAAACCACCCAACTCCATCCTTGTGGAGCACGGTGAGGTCAAATTCTACTGATCTGGTGTTGACTATCTTCTTAAGTGCTCAAGGCCACGCAGGGAAGGTACTGTTGTAGGATCTGtacagagagagaaactgaggtaTATAGTCCAAGCCCACAAGTATTTGGTGGAGCCAGGATCCAAACCTTGGCAGCCTGATGCCAAAACCCAGACTTTCTTTCTTCCAGCAGCATTCTGCCATTCCAGTCCTTTGACTCatctgagtctcagcttcctcatttgcaaaatggaacTTATGATCCTTCCCAgggtctttggaaggactaagtGATGAAAAGAGCCATGCATTAATTGTTCCTGTGCACCAAGCTCCGCCTCCATGCTTTACTCTTGTTAACTCATTTAGTCATCACTGACCCTATGAAGTAGATCctgttttaattctcattttacatataaggaaGTAAAGAAAGAGCACACAGCAATTGCtatataaatgttagctgttacaATTATGCTTTTTACTTGCTTGAAAAAGCGACTTCGCTGAAGATTATTCAATTgtctgcccccgcccccccaccagaCTGTGAGCGTCTCAGGGTGACATCTGTGTGCCCAGCACGTGCCTGGTTCAAAGGAGGTGTACAAAGAATAGACATTGCATGAACGAATCACAGTCCTGTTAAATCCACCTCCCAGGGTTGCTGGGGGATTTAAAAGAGGTCAAGTATGTAGCATGTAATAAATGCTCTAAGAAGGGCATGTCCTTGTAACTTGCTCCCAAGCCTGTTTTGCTCCCTGCTCCACTGGAGGTCTTCTGGAGTCCCCTTGTGAGATTCATCCCCCCTCTgagcccctccttcctctctagATTTTGACCAGAAGTCCTGTCCATTTTGGGATCTAATGACTGTTGGGTGGGTGGGCTGGCACCCTCCCAGGACATTCTACAGGGGCTTTCCAAGGGCAGGCACCACCCTGATTTGACTCTGCCTCCCTGGGCCTTGCCTGGTCCCAGCACCTTCCCTGAGGGCCCTGGGGCCTGGGCTCCCAGGAGGGTTTCTGGCAGATATTACACAAACTTAGCAACCTGGCACTGAGATACCAAGTATTTCCCTTGTCCTTTGATTGCAAAAAACAATGGGGGTTAGGCTTCTTTACCCAGAGTGGCAAAGCGGGAAATATGACCCTCCACCACCCCCAGCATCCTTGATTCAAATGAGCAGGTGGAGGAGGGCTTTGTAAGCAGGGAGCTGGATTCAGAGCTTTCATCCCCTGAAACAACCTGCCTGATTCAGCCTTTGTGCTTTTGCCTCTCATCTGGCCTTTCGGATGGTCACAGGGTGAAGTCTGTGCAGAAGGCACCCGGGCCCAGAAGGTGtacctttattttttaacccTGTCCCTTCAGCTGCCCAACAGGGACCTCTACACACAATGACTGGGGGTTGTGGAGGTGGAAGACTCAGTAGGGAGGGCACTGGTCAGATGCAGAGAGGGCAGTGGTGGTGGCAGTTTTATAATGGGGCCGGTGTACAGCCTCTCAGCACCCCATTCTCCCCTCCTGTCTGCCTTTGGTCTGGAGGTTCCCCTTCCTCCCACTCCAGGAATCAGGCCTGGTACTAAAGCCCCCAAAACTTTCAAGGAGTGTTGTTTCAGACTGAGTCAAATACCTGTTAGGTATGCCTAGACTCCctctttcttctgtgtttcttcctATTGTGATtattgatgataatgataatactaGCTGATATTTAATGAGCACTTACTAAGTACCAAgctctgtgctaagtgcttcaCTCCCATCACCTTGCTGAATCACCACAAAAATAACCTgtgttacagataaggaaactgatgcAGAGTGGTGGTGGTACTTGCTCAAGGGTGGGACAAGAGTTGGAACCCACTGCACTGCTCCTCTTCCACACGCTGGGAGGAAGGGGCATGGCTGGGTTGTTCATCTACTGGCAGAGCCCCAGCTAGTGAGCACTTGATAAGTATTTGTGAAATGGGTGGTGAATGGGTGATAAAGATTTGCTAGGCCAGCCTCAATCCCTAGTGCAGCAGGGTCTGCCAGGACCATGCTGTCTACCAGATCTTGGGACAATTTGATTTCCTGACACTGATTCTAGCTGGGTGACCTAGACCAAGTTGTACGTCTTCCTGCATCTCTGCTCTGTTCTCTGGGTATGGGGATAGTATAGCATCCATTTGGAGGGCCTCACTGATCATGTGACCTTGGATGTGCTATTATTAAGGATGGCATATTGGTTAAGAGCACAATTTTGATACCAAACTACCAGGATTGAGTTCCAGCTTTACTattcctggctgtgtgatcttagacaaAGTGTTTGACCTCTCTATGCCTCTGTTTCCCCAGCTGTGAAATAGGGGACAATAAAAGCACCCAACTCACACAGTTTATAGTACAGAGTCCatgaataaacaagcaaataagtGAGAAGTGAACAAATAATAACCAACATTGCCAGAGCACTTTTGTGTCTGATACAATTTAAAGGTTTTACACACGAATGCATCCCACCCTCATGGCTCTGAGGTTGGtaccatcttacagatgaggaaactgaggcataaagtAGTTGTTAAGCAACATGCCCAGGGTTGTGCAGCTAGTAACTTAGAGCCAGAATTCCaacccagtgcctggcatggtACATGTTGGCTGTTACTCTGAACAATAACAATCTCCCCAGGTGGGTTTCTGTGCTGGAAACCCACAGTGTTCTTGGCATCCGCACAGACACATCTTGCACCTCCAACCTGGGCCACTGTTTCCTCACCCAAGATGTGTAGGTTCTGGCTCACGCTCTGATGAGAAAGCTGGTGATCCAGAGAATTGGTAGCCCCTCAATGGTCTGGGCAGTCCTCGCCCTAGCGGGACTCTCTTTCTGTTTGCCCTCTGGTGGTGACTTGCAGTACTGCAGCACTCCGGTTGCTGGGGGTCTCTATGTAAATACTGGCACCTCAAAGGCTGAGCCTCTGCTTAGGGACAGAGGCGGAATTGCCTTCCGGTCAGGAATTGTGGGGCCAGACATTGTGGTCAGCAGCTGCGGAGTTTGGCATGagttgtggggtgggggtggagggttgTATGAGAGTTTATGTGGTCGTCTTGGTGGAGGTGGTTCTAACTTGCTTTGTGATTGTGATCAGGTTGCCTGACCTCTCTGGACTTTGTCTCTACCTGTAGAAGGTTGACTGAGATGCTAGAAAGACCCTTGTTGCATCGTGGCTGAACCGACTCCTCAATGATGCCCATTGTCTTGTGCCCTACCCCCCAATCCCTATCAGCTCCATCTCATTCTCGTCAGACTCACAGACCTCTCcctagctatgtgactttgaaagtgaaagctgctcagtcatgtccgactctttgtgaccccatggactatagagtccatggaattctccaggccagaatactggagtgggtagctgttcccttctccaggggatcttcccaacccagggatcaaacccaggtctcccgcattgcaggcggattctttaccagctgagccaccagggaagcccatctgaccttgggcaagttattaaaCCTTTTTGTGCTGCATCTGGATAAAGGCACTTATAAAAGGACTGACTGAATTAATGGTGTATAATGCTTAgtaatgcctggcacacagtagccTCTCAAGCTGTTATTTaattgtcattattattgttcCTACGTTTTCTAGTGATACCCCCTAATCTGCTGAAGAGTGAAGGGGACACACGTGGGTCATCTCAGGCTGCTGCGTTACCTTGGGCAAACCGCCTCACTTCTCTGGACCTCAACCCTGGAGAATCCTTTAGGACACTATAGGCAGCgcttttctgactctgtgcgtAGAACTCACACAGGTTTTAGATGCCTCCCTCTGTCCTACAGGTGACTATAGAAGGATGAGTTACCTGTCTCCCTGCTGACAGGGTGAGATAGGCCTCTCTCGTTTGGAAACAGATAGAGGCAGGGAGGGCCAGGGACCCAGGGAGAAAAGACTGACTCTTTTACTCATattccagctgtgtgaccatgggtAAGTCACAAAGCCTCTCTGGGCTCCAGTGCCCCATTTGAGGGATGGAACAGAGCCCTTCCAGTCGCATGGGGCTATAAGGAAGGCTCAGAAACACTTAGGAGAAGTGGAGATGTCATGTACATCACCCGAGAATGACTTTGGATTTTCCCTGCTCAAGAGTTTTGATATTTTAGACTGAAGGtccagaatacattaaaaaatttttttgcaaggGAATTTTATGAGAAATCAGGTGCTGGGCATTTCACAAACATTGTCTCTTCCAATTGTCTGACCCCCTGGGATGAGGGTGGGGGATTCTCTGAGAAGCACTGCTGCTTCCAGCTACCATTGTGCCCAccccctgtgccaggcactgcactaagcccagaggcctggagagggcagaggacttgctcaaggtcactggAGGAGGAGTAAGGCTTGAAATCCTCCagaatctgtgttttttttccccaaaccccTGAGCAGGCATGGAGACCTGTTGAGGGAAGGAAGATTTTCAACTGGTGGGAGGCAGGGGCAATGAGTTTCTTCAAATATCACCACCTAGTTGGCCTGTGTCTGATGTAATGATGGGgtattgggggtggggagaagctaTTCTTCTAGAAAATGCACCAGCCC
The Bos indicus x Bos taurus breed Angus x Brahman F1 hybrid chromosome 13, Bos_hybrid_MaternalHap_v2.0, whole genome shotgun sequence genome window above contains:
- the SCRT2 gene encoding transcriptional repressor scratch 2, whose product is MPRSFLVKKIKGDGFQCSGVPAPTYHPLETAYVLPGARGPSGDNGYAPHCLPPSSYDADQKPGLELAPAEPAYPPAAPEEYSDPESPQSSLSARYFRGEAAVTDSYSMDAFFISDGRSRRRRGGDAGGAGDAGSGGGRAGRAGTPAGGGHRHACAECGKTYATSSNLSRHKQTHRSLDSQLARKCPTCGKAYVSMPALAMHVLTHNLRHKCGVCGKAFSRPWLLQGHMRSHTGEKPFGCAHCGKAFADRSNLRAHMQTHSAFKHYRCRQCDKSFALKSYLHKHCEAACVKGAEPPPPPPPAGPTS